One Salmo trutta chromosome 26, fSalTru1.1, whole genome shotgun sequence DNA window includes the following coding sequences:
- the LOC115163132 gene encoding centrosomal protein of 164 kDa isoform X7 has protein sequence MTAAAALQIGDQLILEEDYDENYIPSQQEIHEYAREIGIDPNQEPELLWLAREGIVAPLPPEWKPCQDVSGDVYYFNFSSGQSTWDHPCDEQYRSLVKQERERAGTQPHGPPTTATKKKEKKKKDKEPKKKAKDQELLKPPGSVNKGESPALKESQTETGKATLGLQGPSAPTQPPLSPLNALSNTAPPSLAPLSHLSTLPPLTWAVSPLSPLGGSVRCSKALADAQEILGLSPGFSRAFSDPVPETQPPPASSHPPNTPGRGFELTWGLAPYDEEWDRAVEFGLGPTDDTQSQADAVSHGSIEGGAEGFVTEEVVEWREAAEEGRESSSDFSDKVVCLEVEVEEGKAIEPQLPSCGHSTPGAVMTETYEGRESQAKQKEKLIPGVHLLDARDSEQGLVPYLAPLCLSPGPMSTYFSAERHGKGESMADPAGQGSAGSRQPLSLTLGPLQAPMGSLGSLAPLRGLDGTALRGSLGSYGGLESLKSPLGGPLSSLGSSLLGGRQEERVSFSLPGFEDDEGNISEDEQPSPRGSARLLQNLHLDLDALGGGLQYEDSEASGVAPPEERTEAELRDLALSGEHSPEPTPQQQSEASEHIEVTSSSTKDLRSGFGSKLSENVLDLKDLSPAVSPLLQEKEGKVKVSAAEEKERRKRAEAAESRLQAAGREDPAMEDRHPSQSSESQQDTGSSHSEPEPRPRAEGVSTSASLGVSGVQGVKRPDTSRGRLVRSPHAHYKEEAPRQGEDSRRALEEERDKERRETEREIEEEKERALRERQEKVRLLQEELRREEEEEEQRLKEESEERVRSLRERLQCKGREEESRLSVESESRLLELRELARRERENQQRNVREEGEAMLRQLRATLEAEREAERERIEAQKRRDLEQLREESEEELRVEKQRLLGEREEQLDSLRQEGRSSASERRRELKSPRSPEQHLAEYQRELGDVLQEVREEVQRDHGRKLKQLKDDHRRELNSIRDNHLDQEAVQREQLLCALQEERDGLLATHSAQLERLRTQLDSQLSKTRQTHTRKEAKIQELGDKLELRARELKTQEAILKTQAANLKKRRQQLGDEEDEIDRGIEALPGVMQERDGLREDLERVEGQRDRARQEAERAREERTKVRDELERIREERDKATEESRRMKEERDRLESKVELLQERCDQLCRRVSDLEQSEIKRPTTRLDRTEEEERKEEKDSEAPPSTAGREKVLHVEDLKEPPVLDDLRQYISSEGLSLQKARRFLERESGRLSERQAALQAAQAQSSSSQYPNTTSHAQATQEMYRNLQQVHEASDVEELRVTVQRGNSLLRRKEERLQQLESSVAEEVSPHHYYDDQDRLAADRKVAFDVTESDMSSVSNGLDGPGGDPTVPAKVQHLAESLQHISGQLSTVLGALGSLTQRQTPYQPLPLPLPLSQPRTPTSMPLSQLSMPLSGPSWAWAPHSTSMQPRGSEDLLNSRWAKLFPGAPIESITTSSLRTHALYSGYSPASEQARSLSSMQPKPVEMDGQRLQGLIDGNKRWLETRRKDPSVPLFTRYRTPPNCEWTGPAEPG, from the exons ATGACAGCAGCTGCTGCTCTACAGATTGGAGACCAGCTGATCCTGGAAGAGGACTACGATGAGAACTATATCCCCTCTCAACAAG AGATCCACGAGTACGCACGAGAGATTGGCATTGATCCCAATCAGGAGCCGGAGCTCCTATGGCTGGCCAGGGAGGGCATTGTTGCCCCACTGCCTCCCGAATGGAAACCCTG tCAGGACGTGTCGGGGGACGTGTACTACTTCAACTTCTCCTCGGGTCAGTCCACCTGGGACCACCCGTGTGACGAGCAATACCGCAGCCTGGTAAAACAGGAGCGCGAACGAGCCGGCACCCAGCCCCACGGGCCCCCCACCACCGCCActaagaagaaggagaagaagaaaaaagacaAAGAGCCAAAGAAGAAGGCGAAAGACCAAGAGCTCCTGAAACCACCAGGA TCTGTAAACAAAGGGGAAAGTCCTGCATTGAAGGAGAGCCAGACAGAAACAGGGAAGGCCACTCTCGGATTACAGGGACCCTCTGCACCCACccagccccctctctcccccctgaaCGCCCTCTCTAATACAGCACCCCCCAGCTTGGCTCCACTATCCCacctgtccaccctccctcctctcacctgGGCTGTATCTCCTCTTTCCCCACTGGGTGGGTCTGTCCGCTGCAGTAAGGCCCTAGCGGACGCCCAAGAGATCCTGGGCCTTTCTCCTGGCTTCTCTAGAGCTTTCTCTGACCCAGTCCCAGAGACTCAGCCTCCACCTGCCTCCTCACACCCTCCCAACACCCCTGGGAGGGGGTTTGAACTGACTTGGGGGCTAGCGCCATACGATGAGGAATGGGACAGGGCAGTGGAGTTTGGCCTAGGGCCCACTGATGACACACAGAGCCAAGCTGATGCAGTTAGTCATGGTAGTATCGAGGGGGGAGCAGAGGGCTTTGTCACTGAGGAGGTGGTGGAATGGAGGGAGGCAGCAGAAGAGGGCAGGGAGAGCAGTAGTGATTTCAGCGACAAGGTGGTCTGTTTGGAagtggaggtagaggaaggaAAGGCTATTGAACCCCAATTGCCATCATGTGGTCATTCTACACCTGGGGCAGTGATGACCGAAACATATGAGGGAAGAGAAAGCCAAGCCAAGCAGAAGGAAAAGTTAATCCCAGGAGTTCACTTACTTGATGCCAGGGACAGTGAGCAGGGCCTCGTCCCCTACCtggcccctctctgtctctccccggGGCCCATGTCCACTTACTTCTCAGCCGAGAGAcatggaaagggagagagcatGGCTGATCCCGCAGGGCAGGGCAGTGCAGGGAGTCGGCAG ccgTTGAGCTTGACCCTTGGGCCTCTGCAGGCCCCAATGGGGAGCCTGGGGAGCCTTGCTCCACTACGGGGTCTTGATGGCACGGCCTTGAGGGGGTCCCTGGGCAGCTATGGAGGGCTGGAGTCCCTGAAGAGTCCCCTTGGG gGTCCTCTCTCAAGCCTGGGGTCCAGCTTACTGGGAGGGCGACAGGAGGAGCGcgtgtctttctctctgcctggGTTCGAGGATGACGAGGGTAACATCTCAGAGGATGAGCAGCCG AGTCCTCGTGGCTCGGCCAGACTGTTACAGAACCTGCACCTGGACTTGGATGCGTTGGGAGGAGGGCTGCAGTATGAG GACAGCGAGGCCAGTGGAGTGGCCCcaccagaggagaggacagaagcaGAGCTACGGGACCTGGCCCTGTCTGGAGAGCACAGCCCTGAGCCCACTCCTCAACAG CAGTCCGAGGCCAGCGAGCACATTGAGGTGACATCCTCCTCCACCAAGGACCTCAGG TCTGGTTTTGGCTCCAAGTTGTCAGAGAACGTCCTGGACCTGAAGGATCTCTCCCCTGCTGTTAGTCCACTCTTACAG GAAAAAGAGGGCAAAGTGAAAGTCAGTGCGGCAGAGGAGAAGGAACGGAGGAAGAGGGCAGAAGCTGCAGAGAG CCGTCTTCAAGCTGCAGGCAGGGAGGATCCAGCAATGGAGGACAGGCACCCCAGCCAGTCCAGTGAATCCCAACAGGACACAGGGTCCTCCCATTCTGAGCCGGAGCCCCGGCCGCGGGCCGAGGGGGTCAGCACCAGCGCCAGCCTAGGGGTGTCGGGGGTCCAGGGGGTCAAGCGGCCTGACACCTCCAGAGGCCGCCTGGTTAGGAGCCCCCACGCCCACTACAAGGAGGAAGCCCCCAGACAGGGGGAGGACAGCAGAAGGgccctggaggaggagagggacaaggagaggagggagactgagagggagatagaggaggaaaaggagcgtGCGCTGCGGGAGAGGCAGGAGAAGGTGCGCCTACTTCAGGAGGAGCTGCGgcgggaggaggaagaggaggaacagaggctgaaggaggagagcgaggagagggTCAG GAGCCTGAGGGAGAGGCTCCAGTgtaaggggagggaagaggagagcagGCTGAGTGTGGAGTCTGAAAGCAGGCTACTGGAGCTGAGGGAGCTGGcccggagggagagagagaaccagcaACGCAACGTCAG GGAGGAGGGCGAGGCGATGCTGAGGCAGCTGCGTGCCACCCTGGAGGCGGAGAGAGAGGCGGAGCGAGAGAGGATAGAGGCCCAGAAGAGGCGGGATCTAGAGCAACTGAGGGAGGAGTCAGAGGAGGAGCTACGTGTGGAGAAGCAGAGACTGCTTGGGGAGCGGGAGGAGCAACTCGACTCCCTCAGACAGGAG gggAGAAGCAGTGCCAGTGAGAGGCGGAGGGAGTTGAAGAGCCCTCGTAGCCCAGAGCAGCATCTAGCAGAGTACCAAAGAGAG TTGGGAGACGTGCTCCAGGAAGTGAGGGAGGAAGTGCAGCGTGACCACGGCAGGAAGCTGAAGCAGCTCAAAGACGACCACCGCAGAGAACTCAACTCAATCAGAGACAATCATCTGGACCAG GAGGCTGTCCAAAGGGAGCAGTTGCTGTGTGCcctgcaggaggagagagatggcctGCTGGCCACCCACAGCGCCCAGCTGGAGAGACTCCGTACACAGCTAGACTCCCAGCTCTCCAAGACccgccagacacacacacgcaag GAGGCAAAGATTCAGGAGCTGGGGGACAAGCTGGAGCTGAGGGCCAGAGAACTGAAGACCCAGGAGGCAATACTGAAGACCCAG GCAGCGAATTTGAAGAAGAGGCGGCAGCAGCTTGGGGATGAAGAGGATGAGATAGACAGAGGAATAGAG GCTCTGCCTGGAGTCATGCAGGAGAGAGATGGACTGAGAGAGGATCTGGAGAGGGTggaaggacagagggacagggcgAGGCAGGAGgcggagagagcgagggaggagaggaccaAAGTGAGAGACGAGTTGGAGAGaattagggaggagagggacaaagCGACGGAGGAGAGCAGGAGGATGAAGGAGGAGCGGGACCGGCTGGAGAGCAAGGTGGAGCTGCTGCAGGAGCGCTGTGATCAGCTGTGCCGCAGagtcag TGATCTGGAGCAGAGTGAGATCAAGAGGCCTACTACTAGACTGGACCGaacagaagaggaggagaggaaggaggagaaggataGCGAGGCACCGCCCTCTACTGCTGGACGGGAGAAAGTGCTGCATGTGGAAGATCTGAAAGAACCTCCTGTCTTGGacga cTTGCGTCAGTATATCTCCTCTGAGGGGCTGTCCCTGCAGAAAGCCCGGCGCTTcctggagagggagagtggtCGTCTGAGTGAGCGACAGGCAGCGCTGCAGGCAGCTCAGGCCCAGTCCAGCTCCTCTCAGTACCCCAACACAACCAGCCACGCCCAGGCCACACAGGAGATGTACAGGAACCTGCAGCAGGTACAT GAGGCCAGTGACGTGGAGGAGTTGAGGGTGACTGTGCAGAGGGGGAACTCGCTGCTACGCAGGAAGGAGGAGAGACTGCAACAGCTAGAGAGCTCCGTAGCTGAAGAG GTCTCCCCTCATCACTACTATGATGACCAGGACAGACTGGCGGCTGATAGGAAGGTGGCCTTTGATGTGACTGAATCAGATATGAGCAGCGTCAGCAATGGCCTTGATGGCCCCG gtggGGACCCCACAGTGCCAGCTAAGGTGCAGCACTTAGCCGAGTCGCTCCAGCACATCTCTGGCCAGCTCAGCACAGTCCTGGGGGCCCTGGGCTCCCTGACCCAACGCCAGACCCCTTACCAGCCTCTCCCCCTACCCCTGCCCCTCTCCCAGCCCCGaacccccacctcaatgcctcttTCACAGCTCTCCATGCCTCTGTCTGGGCCCTCCTGGGCGTGGGCCCCTCACAGCACCTCCATGCAGCCACGGGGTTCTGAGGACCTGCTTAACAGCCGCTGGGCCAAGCTCTTCCCTG GGGCTCCTATTGAGTCCATAACCACCAGTTCCTTGAGGACGCATGCGCTTTATTCAGGGTACAGTCCTGCAAG TGAGCAGGCTCGTAGTCTGTCCTCCATGCAGCCTAAGCCAGTGGAGATGGATGGACAGAGGCTACAGGGTCTAATTGACGGCAACAAGAGATGGCTGGAGACACGCAGGAAAGACCCCAGTGT ACCTCTGTTCACGCGTTATCGGACCCCCCCCAACTGTGAGTGGACTGGTCCAGCTGAGCCTGGATGA
- the LOC115163132 gene encoding centrosomal protein of 164 kDa isoform X8, giving the protein MTAAAALQIGDQLILEEDYDENYIPSQQEIHEYAREIGIDPNQEPELLWLAREGIVAPLPPEWKPCQDVSGDVYYFNFSSGQSTWDHPCDEQYRSLVKQERERAGTQPHGPPTTATKKKEKKKKDKEPKKKAKDQELLKPPGSVNKGESPALKESQTETGKATLGLQGPSAPTQPPLSPLNALSNTAPPSLAPLSHLSTLPPLTWAVSPLSPLGGSVRCSKALADAQEILGLSPGFSRAFSDPVPETQPPPASSHPPNTPGRGFELTWGLAPYDEEWDRAVEFGLGPTDDTQSQADAVSHGSIEGGAEGFVTEEVVEWREAAEEGRESSSDFSDKVVCLEVEVEEGKAIEPQLPSCGHSTPGAVMTETYEGRESQAKQKEKLIPGVHLLDARDSEQGLVPYLAPLCLSPGPMSTYFSAERHGKGESMADPAGQGSAGSRQPLSLTLGPLQAPMGSLGSLAPLRGLDGTALRGSLGSYGGLESLKSPLGGPLSSLGSSLLGGRQEERVSFSLPGFEDDEGNISEDEQPSPRGSARLLQNLHLDLDALGGGLQYEDSEASGVAPPEERTEAELRDLALSGEHSPEPTPQQSEASEHIEVTSSSTKDLRSGFGSKLSENVLDLKDLSPAVSPLLQEKEGKVKVSAAEEKERRKRAEAAESRLQAAGREDPAMEDRHPSQSSESQQDTGSSHSEPEPRPRAEGVSTSASLGVSGVQGVKRPDTSRGRLVRSPHAHYKEEAPRQGEDSRRALEEERDKERRETEREIEEEKERALRERQEKVRLLQEELRREEEEEEQRLKEESEERVRSLRERLQCKGREEESRLSVESESRLLELRELARRERENQQRNVREEGEAMLRQLRATLEAEREAERERIEAQKRRDLEQLREESEEELRVEKQRLLGEREEQLDSLRQEGRSSASERRRELKSPRSPEQHLAEYQRELGDVLQEVREEVQRDHGRKLKQLKDDHRRELNSIRDNHLDQEAVQREQLLCALQEERDGLLATHSAQLERLRTQLDSQLSKTRQTHTRKEAKIQELGDKLELRARELKTQEAILKTQAANLKKRRQQLGDEEDEIDRGIEALPGVMQERDGLREDLERVEGQRDRARQEAERAREERTKVRDELERIREERDKATEESRRMKEERDRLESKVELLQERCDQLCRRVSDLEQSEIKRPTTRLDRTEEEERKEEKDSEAPPSTAGREKVLHVEDLKEPPVLDDLRQYISSEGLSLQKARRFLERESGRLSERQAALQAAQAQSSSSQYPNTTSHAQATQEMYRNLQQVHEASDVEELRVTVQRGNSLLRRKEERLQQLESSVAEEVSPHHYYDDQDRLAADRKVAFDVTESDMSSVSNGLDGPGGDPTVPAKVQHLAESLQHISGQLSTVLGALGSLTQRQTPYQPLPLPLPLSQPRTPTSMPLSQLSMPLSGPSWAWAPHSTSMQPRGSEDLLNSRWAKLFPGAPIESITTSSLRTHALYSGYSPASEQARSLSSMQPKPVEMDGQRLQGLIDGNKRWLETRRKDPSVPLFTRYRTPPNCEWTGPAEPG; this is encoded by the exons ATGACAGCAGCTGCTGCTCTACAGATTGGAGACCAGCTGATCCTGGAAGAGGACTACGATGAGAACTATATCCCCTCTCAACAAG AGATCCACGAGTACGCACGAGAGATTGGCATTGATCCCAATCAGGAGCCGGAGCTCCTATGGCTGGCCAGGGAGGGCATTGTTGCCCCACTGCCTCCCGAATGGAAACCCTG tCAGGACGTGTCGGGGGACGTGTACTACTTCAACTTCTCCTCGGGTCAGTCCACCTGGGACCACCCGTGTGACGAGCAATACCGCAGCCTGGTAAAACAGGAGCGCGAACGAGCCGGCACCCAGCCCCACGGGCCCCCCACCACCGCCActaagaagaaggagaagaagaaaaaagacaAAGAGCCAAAGAAGAAGGCGAAAGACCAAGAGCTCCTGAAACCACCAGGA TCTGTAAACAAAGGGGAAAGTCCTGCATTGAAGGAGAGCCAGACAGAAACAGGGAAGGCCACTCTCGGATTACAGGGACCCTCTGCACCCACccagccccctctctcccccctgaaCGCCCTCTCTAATACAGCACCCCCCAGCTTGGCTCCACTATCCCacctgtccaccctccctcctctcacctgGGCTGTATCTCCTCTTTCCCCACTGGGTGGGTCTGTCCGCTGCAGTAAGGCCCTAGCGGACGCCCAAGAGATCCTGGGCCTTTCTCCTGGCTTCTCTAGAGCTTTCTCTGACCCAGTCCCAGAGACTCAGCCTCCACCTGCCTCCTCACACCCTCCCAACACCCCTGGGAGGGGGTTTGAACTGACTTGGGGGCTAGCGCCATACGATGAGGAATGGGACAGGGCAGTGGAGTTTGGCCTAGGGCCCACTGATGACACACAGAGCCAAGCTGATGCAGTTAGTCATGGTAGTATCGAGGGGGGAGCAGAGGGCTTTGTCACTGAGGAGGTGGTGGAATGGAGGGAGGCAGCAGAAGAGGGCAGGGAGAGCAGTAGTGATTTCAGCGACAAGGTGGTCTGTTTGGAagtggaggtagaggaaggaAAGGCTATTGAACCCCAATTGCCATCATGTGGTCATTCTACACCTGGGGCAGTGATGACCGAAACATATGAGGGAAGAGAAAGCCAAGCCAAGCAGAAGGAAAAGTTAATCCCAGGAGTTCACTTACTTGATGCCAGGGACAGTGAGCAGGGCCTCGTCCCCTACCtggcccctctctgtctctccccggGGCCCATGTCCACTTACTTCTCAGCCGAGAGAcatggaaagggagagagcatGGCTGATCCCGCAGGGCAGGGCAGTGCAGGGAGTCGGCAG ccgTTGAGCTTGACCCTTGGGCCTCTGCAGGCCCCAATGGGGAGCCTGGGGAGCCTTGCTCCACTACGGGGTCTTGATGGCACGGCCTTGAGGGGGTCCCTGGGCAGCTATGGAGGGCTGGAGTCCCTGAAGAGTCCCCTTGGG gGTCCTCTCTCAAGCCTGGGGTCCAGCTTACTGGGAGGGCGACAGGAGGAGCGcgtgtctttctctctgcctggGTTCGAGGATGACGAGGGTAACATCTCAGAGGATGAGCAGCCG AGTCCTCGTGGCTCGGCCAGACTGTTACAGAACCTGCACCTGGACTTGGATGCGTTGGGAGGAGGGCTGCAGTATGAG GACAGCGAGGCCAGTGGAGTGGCCCcaccagaggagaggacagaagcaGAGCTACGGGACCTGGCCCTGTCTGGAGAGCACAGCCCTGAGCCCACTCCTCAACAG TCCGAGGCCAGCGAGCACATTGAGGTGACATCCTCCTCCACCAAGGACCTCAGG TCTGGTTTTGGCTCCAAGTTGTCAGAGAACGTCCTGGACCTGAAGGATCTCTCCCCTGCTGTTAGTCCACTCTTACAG GAAAAAGAGGGCAAAGTGAAAGTCAGTGCGGCAGAGGAGAAGGAACGGAGGAAGAGGGCAGAAGCTGCAGAGAG CCGTCTTCAAGCTGCAGGCAGGGAGGATCCAGCAATGGAGGACAGGCACCCCAGCCAGTCCAGTGAATCCCAACAGGACACAGGGTCCTCCCATTCTGAGCCGGAGCCCCGGCCGCGGGCCGAGGGGGTCAGCACCAGCGCCAGCCTAGGGGTGTCGGGGGTCCAGGGGGTCAAGCGGCCTGACACCTCCAGAGGCCGCCTGGTTAGGAGCCCCCACGCCCACTACAAGGAGGAAGCCCCCAGACAGGGGGAGGACAGCAGAAGGgccctggaggaggagagggacaaggagaggagggagactgagagggagatagaggaggaaaaggagcgtGCGCTGCGGGAGAGGCAGGAGAAGGTGCGCCTACTTCAGGAGGAGCTGCGgcgggaggaggaagaggaggaacagaggctgaaggaggagagcgaggagagggTCAG GAGCCTGAGGGAGAGGCTCCAGTgtaaggggagggaagaggagagcagGCTGAGTGTGGAGTCTGAAAGCAGGCTACTGGAGCTGAGGGAGCTGGcccggagggagagagagaaccagcaACGCAACGTCAG GGAGGAGGGCGAGGCGATGCTGAGGCAGCTGCGTGCCACCCTGGAGGCGGAGAGAGAGGCGGAGCGAGAGAGGATAGAGGCCCAGAAGAGGCGGGATCTAGAGCAACTGAGGGAGGAGTCAGAGGAGGAGCTACGTGTGGAGAAGCAGAGACTGCTTGGGGAGCGGGAGGAGCAACTCGACTCCCTCAGACAGGAG gggAGAAGCAGTGCCAGTGAGAGGCGGAGGGAGTTGAAGAGCCCTCGTAGCCCAGAGCAGCATCTAGCAGAGTACCAAAGAGAG TTGGGAGACGTGCTCCAGGAAGTGAGGGAGGAAGTGCAGCGTGACCACGGCAGGAAGCTGAAGCAGCTCAAAGACGACCACCGCAGAGAACTCAACTCAATCAGAGACAATCATCTGGACCAG GAGGCTGTCCAAAGGGAGCAGTTGCTGTGTGCcctgcaggaggagagagatggcctGCTGGCCACCCACAGCGCCCAGCTGGAGAGACTCCGTACACAGCTAGACTCCCAGCTCTCCAAGACccgccagacacacacacgcaag GAGGCAAAGATTCAGGAGCTGGGGGACAAGCTGGAGCTGAGGGCCAGAGAACTGAAGACCCAGGAGGCAATACTGAAGACCCAG GCAGCGAATTTGAAGAAGAGGCGGCAGCAGCTTGGGGATGAAGAGGATGAGATAGACAGAGGAATAGAG GCTCTGCCTGGAGTCATGCAGGAGAGAGATGGACTGAGAGAGGATCTGGAGAGGGTggaaggacagagggacagggcgAGGCAGGAGgcggagagagcgagggaggagaggaccaAAGTGAGAGACGAGTTGGAGAGaattagggaggagagggacaaagCGACGGAGGAGAGCAGGAGGATGAAGGAGGAGCGGGACCGGCTGGAGAGCAAGGTGGAGCTGCTGCAGGAGCGCTGTGATCAGCTGTGCCGCAGagtcag TGATCTGGAGCAGAGTGAGATCAAGAGGCCTACTACTAGACTGGACCGaacagaagaggaggagaggaaggaggagaaggataGCGAGGCACCGCCCTCTACTGCTGGACGGGAGAAAGTGCTGCATGTGGAAGATCTGAAAGAACCTCCTGTCTTGGacga cTTGCGTCAGTATATCTCCTCTGAGGGGCTGTCCCTGCAGAAAGCCCGGCGCTTcctggagagggagagtggtCGTCTGAGTGAGCGACAGGCAGCGCTGCAGGCAGCTCAGGCCCAGTCCAGCTCCTCTCAGTACCCCAACACAACCAGCCACGCCCAGGCCACACAGGAGATGTACAGGAACCTGCAGCAGGTACAT GAGGCCAGTGACGTGGAGGAGTTGAGGGTGACTGTGCAGAGGGGGAACTCGCTGCTACGCAGGAAGGAGGAGAGACTGCAACAGCTAGAGAGCTCCGTAGCTGAAGAG GTCTCCCCTCATCACTACTATGATGACCAGGACAGACTGGCGGCTGATAGGAAGGTGGCCTTTGATGTGACTGAATCAGATATGAGCAGCGTCAGCAATGGCCTTGATGGCCCCG gtggGGACCCCACAGTGCCAGCTAAGGTGCAGCACTTAGCCGAGTCGCTCCAGCACATCTCTGGCCAGCTCAGCACAGTCCTGGGGGCCCTGGGCTCCCTGACCCAACGCCAGACCCCTTACCAGCCTCTCCCCCTACCCCTGCCCCTCTCCCAGCCCCGaacccccacctcaatgcctcttTCACAGCTCTCCATGCCTCTGTCTGGGCCCTCCTGGGCGTGGGCCCCTCACAGCACCTCCATGCAGCCACGGGGTTCTGAGGACCTGCTTAACAGCCGCTGGGCCAAGCTCTTCCCTG GGGCTCCTATTGAGTCCATAACCACCAGTTCCTTGAGGACGCATGCGCTTTATTCAGGGTACAGTCCTGCAAG TGAGCAGGCTCGTAGTCTGTCCTCCATGCAGCCTAAGCCAGTGGAGATGGATGGACAGAGGCTACAGGGTCTAATTGACGGCAACAAGAGATGGCTGGAGACACGCAGGAAAGACCCCAGTGT ACCTCTGTTCACGCGTTATCGGACCCCCCCCAACTGTGAGTGGACTGGTCCAGCTGAGCCTGGATGA